The genomic region ctgaaTGAATATTTGTAGGAGGCTTTTACATACAGACTGAAGCTCAAATTCCAAACAGCCTTGCACACTTTAGATCTGTTCTGTTGGTTGTGGTTCACATGCAACCTCCTCCTTGCTCTGCcactttagggctagtccacacggggagatagccctgcgtttgcggtcgcggcgacaaagcgccgcgccagtcgccgcgaccggcgcaggcgacagttttgtatgggcgcctatgtaaaaacgcctgtgctaaccacacgaggcgatgcgcttttcaacagtcgcctgaaaaagcctggcgaggcattttcaggcgactgttgaaaagcgcatcgcctcgtgtggttagcacaggcgtttttacataggcgcccatacaaaactgtcgcctgcgccggtcgcggcgactggcgcggcgctttgtcgccgcgaccgcaaacgcaaggctatctccccgtgtggaatagcccttatagTGTTCctttagcacagtgatccccaaccagtagctcgggagcaacatgttgctctccaaccccttggatgttgctctcagtgtcctcaaagcaggtgcttatttttgaattccaggcttgaaagcaagttttaattgcataaaaactaagtattggGCCAAGCAGAGCCTTTTGTagactgccagtcaacataggggctaccaaatagacaatctcagcccttatttggcaccccaaggaacttttgcttgcttgtgttgctccccaactctttttacatttaaatgtggctcacgggtaaaaaaggttggggacccctgttagcATATTCTACATCACTCTACTACCCAAGCTATATGGCTTGTGTGTACCCCTATAAACAGAAGCTTTGACTCTGAAAGACACAGAAAGCACAACAGTTCACTGCCTTATAAAAAGGTATCTTTCCAATGGATCAATGAAAACAAAGGTAGGATGAGACAGTTTACCCTGTTGAAAAAAATAACTTAGGTAAGATGAATTAACTCAGAAAACTGGATAATTAACTTATCATTTGTAGCTAATTAAAGGGTCAATACAACAAgattaggttgaagaaaaatgcTTGAATTATACAGACATTTTTCTCACCCTTATACTGAAGACTGAATTACCAACAAACGAAAAGATACATTTAAAGGTCCTAGAACATTTTTACAATTCAACATATTTATAATAAGCAATTTCTAAAATATTAACACTTTTAAACTACTAATAGCAGGCTTTTAAGACCAGTGTGTCCTTGGCCCttactgtatacatttttcaaTGTACTTTCTATATTGAGTTAACTCTAGGATTGCTGACTCTGATTTACAGAGAGAACTGTTTAACCAAAAGCCTTGTATTAGCCGTTAAGAGCTGCTAATACCTTAtgacaggagtgcccatactttactaatgtgaggtctacttttagttatgttgtcccattatgatctatatccataaatgcattgttagcattctgttccatggaaaatattacttaaatattatatttatttatgagaaattattttttttggggggggttgatCTCCTCTAGGGCAATTATGATCTAATTTACTGTGTGTATGACCATTAAATACAAAtgaagcatattttatatactttatatatatatttattatatactttttaaaatccttcatttatacatttatatactgaaATCAAGTATCTGCTATGAGACAACCTTGCCTCTGGTAGTAAATTTAGACATATCAACTCCCCTGATTTCACGGGAGTTACCTGGTTTGGACCCTACCAGTCTTCCATCACCATAATTCATTTCCCCCAGGTTTTCCAGTTACTCCATCAAATTCAATGTGCACATCCGCCATAAAGATTCAGGACTCTGAGAGAggttatgcacatgtccaatGAACATTCAGTAGCTGCAGAAGTGCATGTGTGCAAGCGCAGTGGCATCAGGTACCATGTAAACATATCATAGATTGTAATTGTGCTCTATACACTAAAGATGTTGCAGCCTGCTCACATCATATTTCACAATTCTTAGAGTTGACCATTTTCATTTCAGTCACACCCCAATATACTTTTTTCAAGCCAAGTTTTTAGGACTATATATTCCATCActgttgtgaaaaaaaattatgatttttatgcatttcagAAGCGAGCAACGAATACAGTATCTACTCTGTGATTATCACTTGCATTGATATGCAATGCATCTTTTTAAAAGCCTATTgtgtacaggcccggactggcaacctatgggttctgacaaatgccagaggggctgctataaagtgccatagacagtcagtatttagtgggctggtggggctgtttgggcctaagtgtgggctgattgggcctttgtgtacctgaaatgccagggcctatttaaattctcagtccggacctgattgtGTATAATCATGTAGTGTGTCTTCTTTCTTTAGTTATGATCTAACCATTATTATACTTGTTTTTATCATGCATGCACATAGTAACCATAGGTTCATGTTTTTAATTACTAAGGATTGGTTGTGCTACCCAAAACAATAGATACTGCAATAATTCTTTACGGCCTCATCCTAATTTGGAAGTACTGGGCATCAAGTACTTTGGTTATGTTCATGCAAAAGCTTCTTGCTTaataactttgtcttttttaatagAAGCCTTCCATGAGCATTTCAGCTCCATTATCTGCAGGGCCTTCCACATGATCAGCATTTCATAGGGCACAAAGCGGTGCACCATCAGCATGTCTCGGTAATAGCAGGGGTCAAATGAATCCACAAGTGGCAAATTGATTCCAAAGGTTTTCATTCCCTCATGGTTATTGGGTTTGAGACCTGCCCTTTTCAAGCACATCCCTAGATAGGCATCATCAATGGGGATGAGAGGGATATGCTGTGATTCCCTAAGTATACAATTGGCTGTGAAACTCGATATAAGGATACCTCCACCTCCGCAGTAAGGATCAAATTCAGTTCGATTAAACAGTGTCTCTGGAACATAGTACTTGCTGTATGGCTCTCGAACTGGAGGCATACCTTCATTCAAAGTCCCTACAAATAGGTGGCGCTTATTTCCGCCTTTGCCTAGGCTCTGTAGGTAAGATACCACATTAATAATGTTTACAAAAACATCATCAtccccattaaaaatatattgagcTCCAGGGCACCTGGCTTCCAACCAGCTCAGGAATATAACCTGTTTCAGAGTTAAATTATAGAAGGTGTCATAAAACTCCCACTGCAATACATCATTATACACCTGACTCTCGGTACTTATCAATTGCATCATCCTCTTCTCCTCCCTTTGTGGCTTTGGGATTCCAATGAGGAAAATTCTATTTACTTGAACTCCATTGTAGGTTTTCTCCACTCCCCATGTCTTTCGCACAGCTTCCCGGCGCTCATAGTTAGTAGGAGAGGATTTAATGGCGAGCAAGAGGAAGACTTCCTTTGAGTTAGCTGCTCCACCACACTTCATGGGGGAGTCATGGAGTAGTGGGAAGTTCCTGCAATGTTGGTAGGTCAAAAAATCCTTCATGTTCTGAGGTTCTTTATCAAAATTTGTAAAGTTATGGATAGAATTGTTTTCTTTGCATTTAGAGTGGGGTAACTCAATGATAGGTTGGCTTGACAGATCAGCATTGGCAGAAAACTGCTCTTCTTTTTTATCAATTTTTATATTGGGATCATAGAAGCTTTTTAAGTACAAAGCAAAACGAACTGTGATGACAGCTGTCACTGTTCCAAGTAGAcacatacaaaaatgttttttcataattcccctagagagaaaaagaaaacgtTTAGGATAACGTATATGAATGGCGGTGACATGTGTTAATGATAACTTATTATATTATCATCTATATAATACTATAGTTTAAATCTAAGTTTAGCAATAGCTAAATTAAAGTGCTTCCTTTTAGTAGCAGATATATATTTAAGGAATCTAGTGCCAGCTCTCTGTGTAGTTTTGTAAAATTAGTCCAaaatcaagcatatatatattcccaaggggatatgtataagaagagatcagcgcctgtggcaacagaaattaaaaacaagcatagcgtaatacgttcataatATGTAATGTCACCCCGTGCATACACTGAATATTAAGTAAGTGTATTCTCCCCTTTTCCCTTCAGGTGACTGTTAATGGGGGGGTGGTAAGGTAGCAATAAAGGTGATGGGAAGACGATGACTTTCCTGTGAATCGAAAATATATTCCAGGGGTGaaccttctatataaaatgcctacttacaaaccactgccgtggtattATGCATGTAACGAGAAGCTCTTTCTGGTCCCTCCTTCGGGTTTCGACGCTCCTTCCAGGTCCCAAGCCAGGGATAAAACCagtgatagtgtaataccgttttttattaaaaacaaattaaatcaattaaaaaatttacactcacatttaccctagcgggtttttgcgcattcagtccaataaaaagtcCATATGGGGTCCCGAGGGGTAGTTCTGTTTGCTCACTccagactccctcgtggtgccttGCTTCTGGGCTGTGGTGTCCCCCAAactgtgcctaacgcgtttcgctgtatgtggtcagcttcctcagaggcgggaccccatatggactttttattggactgaatgcgCAAAAACCCGTCTTCCCATCACCTTTATTGCTACCTTACCACCCCCCCCATTAACAGTCACCTGAAGGGAAAAGGGGAGAATACACTTACTTAATATTCAGTGTATGCACGGGGTGACATTACATattatgaacgtattacgctatgcttgtttttaatttctgttgccaaaggcgctgatctcttcttatacatatccccttgggaatatatatatatgcttgattttggacttatatacaattgagagactgtgaaggggtcggcaagaaattaGAGACCCCTtagagactgacatttttaattGGCTGCACCTGtaagctatatattttttttgtaaaattagtATTCATGAAGTTTTGTGAAGTCATGAAATGGGTAAAGCGTAATAATATGTCTCGATATGATGAATACTTTTAACAGTGGCAATAAAAGTGATGTTTTTAACTGATGAAGCAGCACCTCAAGTGCTCCGTGATTATGTACTTTTCATTGATCAGGGACATCTGATCTGGGGGAGTGGAACACATTGGAGAATTCTTATACTTTGGCAGTACCTGGTACTCCCCATTATATAttgtaagaaataacaaaaaccctaCGTATAGATGAAGCCATtggaatttcacattttgttgcaattttttcAGTACTTTGCTTCTGATGGACTAAGGCCATTGCGCTCCAGCACCATCCAGAGGCAGAATTTAGCAGTAAAAAATGACATGGTGCCAGTTGCGGAACTAccggggaacagggggtgcgagcaggccagggcccgcaccccatcagggccccccggcagtccgcgcgccactgaaatgcaggccgtacagaggggggtggggggcccgactatgcgtcacgcaccagggcccacccccctctagttatgttactgcatggtgcaacaaaatgtgaaattctgatggcttcatctgtattctcaaattaaacaataggcaaacaTGTATATAGCACATGTCCCATTAATTTTACTAATGTTGAAAAATGGGGTATGCTGAATGTTGGCAAtgttgaatgttgataaatgtaccccttagaGAATATCTACTGCACAATGAATACGATAAAGGAACACAGAACTTTTGTTTTcttgaaataaaatagaaaaaggaaacattttaaatatttagtatatatttattaactaTTAGTAGGCCCATGAGACctatattacactgtttaaatgaagcctaaatatatttacattgtatatgaaaatgtaaaataaaaagaaacctttaaaaaatattaacacTTGAATTTGCACCAGCATTTCTTTTGAGAGGCAAATTAAAAGGACCTTGAGAGGGTTATCTtactttttcttctatttttaataaaaaagaaatagtaaCATTACTAAGTTATGGATGAaaattaacaatatttttttcagaaataaataactttttctccaaactttataattttattaaaaactttatGTTCTAGCAACAGTATACCTACAGCTGGCCAGAGGAGTTATTGACTGTTGAGTCCTCAGCAATTGGATATTCTGCCAGGCagacttatacaggtatgggacctgttatacagaaagcagtAGCGTAATTACCAGTGGTGGGGGCCCGCAGGAGATGCTGGCTGGCAGGATGCAAATTTTCAAAATACTGGAGCTATTTTTTGTAAGCCGGGAACAGCAGAGTGGCAAAACGGAGAGAGGATGAGTGCTAAATAAAGCACCTAACCTTGCCCCCCAGAATGTAAATCCCTTGCCATACAATCTCTTGTCTCAGTCCTCTTAACAGTTAACTTCTTAACAGTAGCCGGTAGTACGAATGAGCGCCTGTAGTTCTTATCTCGCATTTGTGTGCTGTATTGCTATAAGTGCGCTATCTTGCTGTCTGTTTGGAGCTGAGGCAGGAAATAGAGTTAGAACAATatgtaaaactataaagaaatgctggaagaaagaaaaaacgACAAAGAAATAGTAGAGAACGGCAGAgatatattagaaaataaaatggaaagcaaatcAAAGCAGGGAACAAAAATATAAGGTTTGTAGTATGTTgcttttacacattttatatttctatatacacctataatgtataatgtgttCCTTTGTCTGAGTAACGTGTTTATAGCAATGTGCTTGTTTTTGGTGACATGACGGTGGAACTGCACCTTAATTTCCTTAATAGCATTGTACTGATAGACATGCAGGAAAGAGATCCATTTAGTGGCAGCTGTTTGAATGAAAGTGTTggtggtagggatgcaccgaatccaggattctgttcgggattctgccaggattctgcctttttcagcaggattcggccgaatccttgtgtctggccgaatccgaatcctaatttgtatatgtaaattagggacaggtaggaaaatcacatgacttttcgtcacaaaagaatgatttttttcactttttcctttcctacccctaatatacatatgcaaattagggttcgcattcggttcgttattcggcctaatctttcacgaatgattcggggattcggccgaatcccaaatagtggattcggtgcatccctagttggtgGGCAAGGCTTATTATGGCAGTTGATATGGCTtatgatttggggggggggggcccgggTGCTCATCCTGCACCCGGGCCCGCTCTgtagtagttacgccactgacagaaagttcc from Xenopus laevis strain J_2021 chromosome 1S, Xenopus_laevis_v10.1, whole genome shotgun sequence harbors:
- the b3gnt3.1.S gene encoding acetylgalactosaminyl-O-glycosyl-glycoprotein beta-1,3-N-acetylglucosaminyltransferase, yielding MKKHFCMCLLGTVTAVITVRFALYLKSFYDPNIKIDKKEEQFSANADLSSQPIIELPHSKCKENNSIHNFTNFDKEPQNMKDFLTYQHCRNFPLLHDSPMKCGGAANSKEVFLLLAIKSSPTNYERREAVRKTWGVEKTYNGVQVNRIFLIGIPKPQREEKRMMQLISTESQVYNDVLQWEFYDTFYNLTLKQVIFLSWLEARCPGAQYIFNGDDDVFVNIINVVSYLQSLGKGGNKRHLFVGTLNEGMPPVREPYSKYYVPETLFNRTEFDPYCGGGGILISSFTANCILRESQHIPLIPIDDAYLGMCLKRAGLKPNNHEGMKTFGINLPLVDSFDPCYYRDMLMVHRFVPYEMLIMWKALQIMELKCSWKASIKKDKVIKQEAFA